From Sphingomonas sp. PAMC26645:
TGATCCGGATATTGAACACGAACGGCAGCTTTTGCAGGCGGCGGACGATGAAGTTCGACTTCGCCCCCTCACCCTGGCTGATCCCGGCAAAGCGCACGTCGGTGACCATCTCGCCCGCGAGCGGCCCGTTCATGCCGACCCGCAACGACTGATACCGCAGCGACTTCAGCGCCTGGAACGCGATGTTCGCCCACATGCCGAGGTCCTTCTGGCTGAGATCGCCGACATAGGCGAGCGTGCCGCCGCCTTTGCGCACCTGCAGATCGCCACCTTCGATCCTGCCGCCCGTTTCGTCGAAGATCATCGGCAACACGCCGTCGAAGATGCCGGTCGCGTCGAGGTTCTTGAAATCGAACTGTTGCAAGAACTGGTCGGCCGCCATGTTGGCGACGTGGAACGTCATCCGCCGCTCGGACTGCGCGGAGAAATCGAGCAGCGTCGGGTCGAGCGTCAGCGATCCACCCGCGAACGGCCACCGCCCGCCCTCGACCTGCACGCGCGCGCCGGGCAGCGTCTGGTAGCGGATCGTGCCGTCGCTGACCGGGATGCCGGGGTTGAGCGTGCGGATCGTCGCCACCTGTCCGGGTGCGCTCTGGAGGTTGAGCAGGTCGGTGAAGCGAATCTCGGTGGCGATTCCCGTGACGGGGCCAAATGCGGCGGCGAGATCGGTGCCGGCGGTGCGGAATACGCCCGTGCTGGTCACGCCGTCGGGGTTCCAGGCGATATGCCCCTCGCCGCTGACCGATCCGTTGACGTCGGCGATCACGCCGAAGGTCAGCGGAGTAAGCGCGTCGGGTTGCAGCTTGTCCTTGGCGAACGCGATCGCGGGAACCTTGAGGTCGGCCTTGCCTGCGCCGGCACCTAGCGCGTGGGTCAGCGTGACGTCGGCGACCTTGGTGTTGGTGGTCGGTTCGAACAGCGTGCCCGCCGCAGTAATCGTGCCGTTGACGAGCGCGAGAGCCACGGTGCGTGCGGCGAGCGGCTTGAACCGCGGCGTTGGTGCGGCATCGGATACCCCCATCGCACCGGTGAGGTTGAGTGCGCCATTGACGAGCGTCCAGTCGCCGGCCGCCTCGCCGAGCAGCAGCGGCACGTTGGCGATCTGCCCCGAGCCACCCGTGAACGCACCCGCCACGCCCTGCCCGGTCATGCGGCCCGTGACGGTGGCGAAATCGAGTCGCGTGACGCGTTCGGGCGCGCCGATCCGGGTCTGCACGCCGTCGATCGCAAAGCCGCGATCCGCCAGCCGCACGGTCGCTCCCGCAGTCGCGAGCGTGATCGGGGTGGTGCCGAGTCGCCCACCCAGTTTTGCCGCGGCGATCTTCGCGCCGCCGCTGACCCGCGCGCCGTGGAGCTGCACCAGCGCGCCATCAACCGGGCACAAGGTTAGCCGCGCCGGATCGAGCACGAGGCCGGAGATCGCAAGACGCTGCACGGCCAGCGGTGTGCAACCAGTATTGACGACCAGGCGCGCACGACCGTTCCACAGCGCCGCGACTGGGATCGACAGCCCTTCGACCCGGTTGGCGGGACCGCCCGCACCGATCGGTCCCCCAAGCGTGACGCGCGTCGTAATCGACGTTGCTCCGCCCGGCGTCGCGCTGAAGGTGACGGGGGTGAGGGCAAGCCGCGCATCCCCCGCCGCATAGGGCGCCATGGTGGCGACGCCGCGGATCGTCGCGCCTGGTTTCGCCTGCGCCAACGACACGCGGGCCTCGGGCAAGCCGCCGCCGCGCATCGCGAGGACCGTGTCGAGCCGGACGCCGCCGTTCGGCCAGCCGAACGCGACCCCGCTCCCGCCGCCAAGCGCCACGCGCGCACCGCTGGCGGAAGCGAGCGCCAGACGCGACAGCACGGCCTTGCCGCGCCCGCCGTCGATCCGCACGCGAAGGTCGGCGTCCGCGGCAAATCCGTGGCCGGCCTTCTGGACCGCCTGTGTTACCGCGGCCACCAACGGCGCTACGGGCGTCCCCGCGGCTGCACCGCCGATTCCCGCCAGCCCCGCGAGTCGCTTCTGCGCCACGGCAGCCCCGCTTGCCTGGACGCGCCCGTCGAACGCGATCTGCTGGCTGATCCGGTAGGTGCCCGCGAACGAAACCCGCCGCGCGCCGCCCTCGGTGGTGCGAACGGTATCAGCGGCGATGTCCGCCTTGCCGCCGGTCGCTGCCGCGGTGCCGGTGAAGTCGATCGTGCCCCCGACCCCGGCCAAAGTCGCACCCGGCGTCCGTGCTGCGCCAGTCCCGAGCGTCGCCTTGCCCCGCCAGCGATCGAGCGCGGCGGAGAGCCCGACGTCCAGATCGGCTACGATCCGCTCCACCTGTGTCGTACCGCAGGCCAGTCGCGACACGCGTACCGGCCCCGTGATCGTCGGTTTCGCCGCATCGATCCGCAACTTCAC
This genomic window contains:
- a CDS encoding YdbH domain-containing protein; the protein is MTETSENGAGPGANPRRSTTARRVALVVALLLIAGLVVLWLVRKPVAEGFIDRELAKVGVPVRYDITDLALGWQRLSNVVIGDPAHPDLVADWVETRTGVGLSGPYLEGVRAGKVRLRGRLVDGKVSLGAIDKLLPAPSGKPFALPALDVSVADGRMRLETPQGIVGLKVAGSGKLDDGFRGSLAAISERLDVGGCVIDRLAATVKLRIDAAKPTITGPVRVSRLACGTTQVERIVADLDVGLSAALDRWRGKATLGTGAARTPGATLAGVGGTIDFTGTAAATGGKADIAADTVRTTEGGARRVSFAGTYRISQQIAFDGRVQASGAAVAQKRLAGLAGIGGAAAGTPVAPLVAAVTQAVQKAGHGFAADADLRVRIDGGRGKAVLSRLALASASGARVALGGGSGVAFGWPNGGVRLDTVLAMRGGGLPEARVSLAQAKPGATIRGVATMAPYAAGDARLALTPVTFSATPGGATSITTRVTLGGPIGAGGPANRVEGLSIPVAALWNGRARLVVNTGCTPLAVQRLAISGLVLDPARLTLCPVDGALVQLHGARVSGGAKIAAAKLGGRLGTTPITLATAGATVRLADRGFAIDGVQTRIGAPERVTRLDFATVTGRMTGQGVAGAFTGGSGQIANVPLLLGEAAGDWTLVNGALNLTGAMGVSDAAPTPRFKPLAARTVALALVNGTITAAGTLFEPTTNTKVADVTLTHALGAGAGKADLKVPAIAFAKDKLQPDALTPLTFGVIADVNGSVSGEGHIAWNPDGVTSTGVFRTAGTDLAAAFGPVTGIATEIRFTDLLNLQSAPGQVATIRTLNPGIPVSDGTIRYQTLPGARVQVEGGRWPFAGGSLTLDPTLLDFSAQSERRMTFHVANMAADQFLQQFDFKNLDATGIFDGVLPMIFDETGGRIEGGDLQVRKGGGTLAYVGDLSQKDLGMWANIAFQALKSLRYQSLRVGMNGPLAGEMVTDVRFAGISQGEGAKSNFIVRRLQKLPFVFNIRIKAPFRGLLDSAQSFYDPKRLIQRNLPALLQQQAAPPPNPTPKLPTIQPPASRIVP